Proteins co-encoded in one Desulfitobacterium hafniense DCB-2 genomic window:
- the nrfD gene encoding NrfD/PsrC family molybdoenzyme membrane anchor subunit yields the protein MDNKQKNLIWFGILGLLTLAGLGAWLYQMANGLILTGMRNIVSWGLYITAFMFFVGLSAGGLIVSSSATVFNIAPFKKVSLPAVLLSVVCVIMAALFIVVDLGKPQRMFNLLLHSQFKSPLMWDVIVITAYLLISVLYLYFMTRPNPDQRKIRIMSRIALPVAIGVHSVTAWIFGLQIARVAWHSALMAPLFVASALDSGLALLLIVLLALNRSGKYKVEDQLFSSLAGLLAVFVAVDAFFIGCEVLTFIYPGEEKVMNAVSLLFTGSLAPFFWGEILLGLFLPFLILVFARNRAKKSSILLASVLIVVGVFFKRVWLLFSSFVFPLVPGQLGVTLGEFKEGVDSIVIPNIWATAGSYSPTMIEGLIFLGIISSGILLFRLLFQGLISAQSPKALLSENITSRSNTSQVLGGK from the coding sequence ATGGACAATAAGCAAAAGAATCTTATCTGGTTCGGTATTTTAGGCTTGCTGACCCTGGCCGGACTGGGGGCGTGGCTCTATCAGATGGCCAATGGCCTGATCCTTACCGGAATGCGCAATATCGTCTCCTGGGGGCTTTATATCACGGCCTTTATGTTTTTCGTCGGTCTTTCCGCCGGTGGTCTGATTGTATCTTCTTCCGCCACCGTATTTAATATTGCTCCGTTTAAAAAAGTATCCTTGCCGGCGGTGCTCCTTTCCGTAGTCTGTGTTATTATGGCCGCACTCTTCATCGTTGTTGACTTGGGAAAACCCCAAAGAATGTTCAATCTGCTCCTCCATTCCCAATTCAAGTCTCCTCTGATGTGGGATGTCATCGTTATCACGGCCTATCTGCTTATCTCGGTGCTTTATTTGTATTTTATGACCCGGCCTAATCCGGATCAGAGAAAAATAAGGATCATGTCCCGAATCGCCTTGCCGGTTGCCATAGGTGTTCACTCCGTTACGGCCTGGATCTTTGGTTTGCAGATTGCCCGGGTTGCCTGGCACAGTGCCCTCATGGCGCCGCTGTTTGTGGCTTCGGCCTTGGATTCCGGACTGGCCTTGCTCCTGATTGTTCTGTTGGCCTTGAATCGCTCCGGCAAGTATAAAGTCGAAGATCAGCTTTTCAGCAGCCTGGCCGGACTGCTGGCAGTCTTCGTAGCGGTCGATGCCTTTTTTATCGGCTGTGAAGTGCTCACCTTCATCTATCCGGGTGAGGAAAAAGTTATGAACGCCGTGTCCCTCCTTTTCACAGGCTCTCTGGCACCCTTCTTCTGGGGAGAAATCCTTCTGGGCCTGTTCCTTCCTTTCTTAATTCTGGTCTTTGCCAGGAACCGCGCCAAGAAGAGCTCTATTCTGCTGGCCTCAGTCCTCATTGTGGTTGGTGTGTTTTTCAAACGGGTCTGGCTGCTGTTTTCATCCTTTGTTTTCCCTTTAGTGCCTGGACAGTTAGGGGTAACTCTCGGTGAGTTTAAAGAGGGTGTGGATTCAATTGTGATCCCCAATATCTGGGCCACAGCGGGAAGCTATTCCCCAACGATGATTGAGGGCCTTATTTTCCTAGGGATTATATCTTCAGGAATCTTGCTTTTCAGGCTGCTCTTCCAGGGGCTCATATCTGCTCAATCCCCAAAAGCTTTGCTCAGCGAAAATATCACCAGTCGGTCTAACACCAGTCAAGTGCTTGGAGGTAAATAA
- a CDS encoding TorD/DmsD family molecular chaperone, protein MKLSWEEVCSLRTNLYGFLGNCLLESVPEEGSVSMQREFWDEFPLESANPQMKDGLSRIISCTEYLAKLPPSQASQEVQLEFMDLFLGPGQPKAPPWESVYRTPERLLFGWPTQEVRKIYGKAGFEISRKNQLPEDHLGLELMFLAMASDTLARLITGKGSKNKIFEMIKLQRDFISNHPLTWIADFHEDAYTKGTIGFYSGLIQLIWGILLWDLDLLEEVGRNVQPGPLCTGEGERI, encoded by the coding sequence ATGAAACTCTCTTGGGAAGAGGTATGCAGCTTACGGACCAATCTGTATGGCTTCTTGGGAAATTGCCTGCTTGAATCGGTGCCGGAAGAGGGATCAGTGTCTATGCAGCGGGAATTTTGGGATGAATTCCCCTTGGAATCAGCAAATCCTCAGATGAAGGACGGATTAAGCAGGATCATCAGTTGTACAGAGTATCTGGCAAAATTACCTCCGTCCCAGGCCAGTCAGGAAGTTCAGTTGGAATTCATGGATCTTTTCCTGGGCCCGGGTCAGCCTAAGGCGCCGCCCTGGGAGTCGGTCTACCGAACTCCGGAAAGACTTCTCTTCGGGTGGCCCACCCAGGAAGTCCGTAAAATCTATGGTAAGGCAGGGTTTGAAATTTCCCGTAAAAACCAGCTGCCGGAGGACCATCTGGGGTTGGAGCTCATGTTCCTGGCCATGGCCAGCGATACCTTGGCCAGGCTGATCACCGGAAAGGGCAGTAAAAATAAGATTTTCGAAATGATTAAACTCCAGAGGGATTTCATCTCCAACCACCCCCTGACCTGGATTGCCGACTTTCATGAAGATGCTTACACCAAGGGAACCATCGGTTTCTATAGCGGCTTAATTCAATTGATTTGGGGTATCCTCCTCTGGGATCTGGATCTGCTGGAAGAAGTGGGCCGGAACGTTCAGCCCGGTCCGCTATGTACCGGAGAAGGAGAGAGAATATGA
- a CDS encoding 4Fe-4S dicluster domain-containing protein, which translates to MSWRFLVNPDLCLGCRSCEIACRNEFADQEGARWRWLKEVEDHSGLHYFLSLSCNHCENPECVRVCPEGTYRKRKDGIVLHDPWRCSGCGKCTHACPFHVPKYSLSSGRVDKCNLCFHRLDKGLPAACVAACPVNALCHLFPNEPDPMDARGSVTGFTNILITKPSIRFIHSSI; encoded by the coding sequence ATGAGCTGGCGTTTCCTGGTTAACCCTGATCTTTGTCTGGGGTGCCGCAGCTGCGAGATAGCCTGCCGCAATGAATTTGCCGACCAGGAAGGTGCCCGCTGGCGCTGGCTGAAGGAAGTAGAGGATCACTCCGGTCTGCATTACTTTCTGTCCTTAAGCTGCAACCATTGTGAGAATCCGGAGTGTGTCCGGGTTTGCCCTGAGGGGACCTACCGCAAGCGCAAGGATGGAATCGTCCTGCATGATCCCTGGCGGTGCAGCGGCTGCGGAAAATGCACCCACGCCTGTCCTTTTCACGTTCCGAAATATTCCTTATCTTCAGGCCGGGTCGATAAATGCAATTTGTGTTTTCATCGTTTGGACAAAGGTCTGCCGGCGGCTTGTGTGGCGGCTTGCCCGGTCAACGCTCTCTGTCATTTATTCCCCAACGAGCCGGACCCTATGGACGCCAGGGGTTCTGTGACGGGATTCACTAATATTTTGATTACGAAGCCTTCTATCCGGTTTATCCACAGTTCTATATGA
- a CDS encoding PucR family transcriptional regulator has product MASHLQWVKQIARVQVENGGMMGLSRLLMQKIEKTVMVTGDQGHVLSCHIWNKQPVVIQERLSLPQSVAASTEMTRGISTFGGHKCAYYCWPIVNQKKEGYLWILTEKENLSAEEMEITEYLRSALLVEIVKKQEQLKLKQYLRDGSILNLLFNNSDQLETMGQVWGRNLLITHIVMILEGQTKVPGHGLSEVRTKAENFIEAKYPGTVTGMIGKHLVVLFPYEKKTKEKDGHTNDNWKNIPRKAYSELQEILDDVKLWASVGSIYPDQPLLYRSYQEAKVALEMGKVLGKKEKLTFFNELGAIRLFYNQRKQDLRDFFEETLGPVLKYDRTNDGNLLLTLWHYYASGGDISAATKGMFIHANTLRYRLRKVEELTASSLDDQEVRFNIYAALKVGLMLGIFEV; this is encoded by the coding sequence ATGGCAAGTCATCTTCAATGGGTTAAGCAAATTGCCCGGGTACAAGTTGAAAACGGCGGTATGATGGGACTCAGCCGCCTGTTAATGCAAAAAATCGAGAAAACGGTTATGGTTACGGGTGACCAGGGGCATGTACTGAGCTGCCATATCTGGAATAAGCAACCGGTTGTCATCCAGGAGAGGTTATCGCTCCCGCAAAGTGTTGCGGCATCCACTGAAATGACCCGGGGTATAAGCACCTTTGGGGGACATAAATGTGCTTACTATTGTTGGCCCATAGTAAATCAGAAGAAGGAAGGGTATCTCTGGATATTAACAGAAAAGGAAAACCTGTCAGCAGAAGAAATGGAGATTACTGAATATCTCCGTTCGGCTTTGTTGGTGGAAATCGTCAAGAAACAAGAGCAGTTGAAGCTGAAACAGTATTTAAGGGATGGATCGATTCTGAACCTGCTCTTTAATAATTCTGATCAGCTGGAAACCATGGGGCAGGTCTGGGGGCGGAATTTGCTGATTACCCATATTGTTATGATTCTGGAAGGGCAGACGAAGGTGCCAGGTCATGGCCTTTCAGAAGTCCGAACCAAGGCTGAGAATTTTATTGAGGCAAAGTATCCTGGAACAGTTACCGGGATGATCGGAAAACACCTTGTGGTTTTGTTCCCCTATGAAAAAAAGACAAAAGAAAAAGACGGCCATACCAACGACAACTGGAAGAACATACCCAGGAAAGCTTACTCAGAATTACAGGAAATTCTGGATGATGTTAAGCTTTGGGCCAGTGTCGGCAGCATTTATCCGGATCAGCCCTTGCTCTATCGAAGCTATCAGGAAGCCAAGGTTGCCCTGGAGATGGGCAAAGTACTGGGTAAAAAGGAGAAGCTGACTTTTTTTAACGAATTAGGCGCAATCCGTCTCTTTTATAATCAACGGAAGCAGGATTTGCGTGATTTCTTTGAAGAGACTCTGGGCCCGGTTCTCAAGTATGATCGAACCAATGACGGCAATCTGCTTTTAACTCTATGGCATTATTACGCTTCGGGAGGAGATATCTCGGCAGCTACCAAGGGAATGTTTATTCATGCCAATACCCTTCGCTACCGACTGCGCAAAGTGGAGGAGCTTACAGCTTCAAGCCTTGATGATCAGGAGGTCAGGTTTAATATCTATGCCGCCTTAAAAGTAGGGCTTATGCTGGGTATCTTTGAGGTGTGA
- a CDS encoding phage tail protein, protein MDFALTGSIVLFPYNFAPKTCLLCDGKTYSMDQYIVLFSLIGDFYGGNAEEGIFAVPNLMNASPFPGMSYYIVYDGIYPSRS, encoded by the coding sequence ATGGATTTTGCATTAACTGGTTCAATTGTTTTATTCCCGTATAACTTTGCACCTAAGACATGCCTTCTATGCGACGGAAAAACTTATTCAATGGATCAGTATATAGTACTATTCAGTCTTATAGGAGATTTTTACGGTGGGAATGCCGAAGAGGGGATATTTGCGGTGCCTAACCTGATGAATGCTTCCCCCTTTCCTGGTATGAGCTATTATATAGTTTATGATGGAATTTACCCTTCAAGGTCATGA
- a CDS encoding phage tail protein, with protein MMVINEDLEVLLGAIYLFPYPFVPKRWLICDGRSLPTAQYEPLFSLLGNTYGGDGKTTFALPNLIGAEPHPNMKYCIAYSGIFPQRP; from the coding sequence ATGATGGTTATTAATGAGGATTTAGAAGTATTGCTCGGTGCAATCTATTTATTCCCGTATCCTTTTGTACCCAAAAGATGGCTGATCTGCGATGGAAGGTCTTTGCCAACAGCTCAATATGAGCCCCTTTTTTCATTGCTTGGCAATACATATGGTGGAGATGGCAAAACCACTTTCGCACTTCCCAACTTAATCGGCGCTGAGCCACACCCGAATATGAAATATTGTATTGCCTACTCGGGAATATTTCCGCAACGGCCATGA
- a CDS encoding cadherin-like beta sandwich domain-containing protein — protein sequence MAINLALKKPTISSSYLQPYEPARAVNGDYMTPMSRWLCTHLPGWLTVDLGEVYSFDRWVVRQMPIAGWPSPDYCMSDFTLQGSNDAESWADLDNVAANTSAIVDRMLTAAASYRYVRIYVAKGLNANDKFASLMEFEIYQAPPSLAGLIVKDSDDHIVELNPAFNSNTDSYKATVLLSVASVTLIPTVLDSSAVIKVNSMEVVSGTSSAPITINVGTNQIEVSVTVDGVTKIYTIEITKAAAANPYLKAISITGNNKVAISLDQTFDPKNSFNYTALADYDDTSATVVLTADDPNAKLSVNGGASSSGPITFPVTMSSPGDYSTAIVVEAADGTTTQSYSLKVTRPSSAYISSIDPIPAVTFIKDPGPGTGFVRDYYNYKVVTIVAFRIKVFLEDYPNINKVSFQINSGSSTDLPHDAFSSPIPVPAAGSNFVTITVTSQTGGATKKYIIEVSK from the coding sequence ATGGCGATTAATTTAGCTCTAAAAAAGCCAACTATTAGCAGCAGTTATCTTCAGCCCTATGAACCTGCAAGAGCAGTGAATGGTGATTACATGACCCCTATGAGTAGGTGGCTTTGTACACATTTGCCGGGATGGCTGACCGTTGATTTGGGTGAGGTCTATAGCTTCGACAGATGGGTAGTAAGACAGATGCCAATTGCGGGATGGCCTTCGCCCGACTACTGCATGAGTGATTTTACACTACAGGGAAGTAACGATGCTGAAAGTTGGGCTGACCTTGATAATGTGGCTGCCAATACCAGTGCTATTGTTGATCGGATGTTGACTGCAGCTGCTTCATATCGCTATGTAAGGATATATGTGGCAAAAGGTCTTAATGCAAACGATAAGTTTGCATCTCTTATGGAATTTGAGATTTACCAAGCGCCACCCTCATTGGCGGGACTTATAGTAAAGGACAGCGACGATCATATTGTAGAATTGAACCCTGCATTCAACAGCAATACGGATAGCTATAAAGCCACTGTGTTGCTGTCTGTGGCATCGGTAACCCTAATCCCAACGGTACTGGACAGCTCGGCTGTAATAAAGGTAAATAGTATGGAGGTTGTCTCCGGGACTTCTTCTGCACCGATAACGATCAATGTTGGAACAAACCAGATTGAGGTAAGCGTTACTGTTGACGGTGTGACAAAGATATATACTATTGAAATCACTAAAGCCGCAGCTGCCAATCCTTATCTCAAGGCGATTTCCATTACCGGTAACAACAAAGTAGCCATTTCACTTGATCAGACATTTGATCCGAAAAATAGTTTTAACTACACTGCTCTAGCTGATTATGATGACACCAGTGCTACAGTGGTGCTTACGGCTGATGACCCCAATGCCAAACTTTCCGTGAACGGCGGTGCATCCAGCAGCGGTCCGATAACCTTCCCAGTTACAATGTCAAGTCCTGGGGATTACAGCACTGCCATCGTTGTTGAGGCTGCTGATGGCACAACAACACAGTCTTACTCGCTGAAAGTGACCAGACCGAGCAGTGCTTATATAAGCAGTATAGATCCTATCCCTGCTGTAACATTTATCAAAGATCCCGGGCCCGGCACAGGATTTGTAAGAGATTATTACAATTATAAGGTTGTCACCATAGTAGCTTTTAGAATAAAGGTGTTTTTGGAGGATTATCCCAACATAAATAAGGTGAGTTTTCAGATTAACTCTGGATCTTCAACGGATTTACCTCATGATGCCTTTTCATCACCTATTCCTGTACCTGCTGCGGGAAGCAATTTTGTTACGATTACAGTGACTTCCCAAACAGGGGGCGCAACAAAAAAATACATCATTGAGGTTTCAAAGTAA